The genomic segment CCGGCTGCGGGACAGGATCTCGGCGTTCCGGCCCGGAGAGTTTCATTTTCCGGAAGTCTACGGACCCGGCTGGGACCGGCTGTTCATCGGCGACAAGGTCCGGATCGGGCGCGCCTTTCTCGAGGCTGTCCGCGCCGGACTGTTTCCGGGTGTGGAGGATACCGGCCGCAAGAAGGGTCGCGGCCGGGTCTACAGGTGGCTCGGGCAGTAGCTCAGCCCCTCGGGGCGCGTGCAATCTGCGAGGGATTTCAATCCCGTGCCGCAATCCCTTCGCCCGCCCCCTCAGCGCCTCCCGGGCCCCTGACGCGTCTCCAGGATATCCACCGCGGAGGAAACCAGGAAACACGCGATCTCGTCGTCGAGCGCCGCCGCCTCCCGCGCCGCATGCTCCAGCATCCTGACGAGCGCTGTGCGACGCGCGTGAAAGTCGTCGTCCCGGCCCGCATTCAGGGGAATGATCTCCGCACCCGGCATGTCGTGCCCTTCGCTCATGTCCAGCCCCCCTTGGCCTCTCAAGCGTCCAGCAATCCCGTCTCGATCACAGTCTTGCCCATTTGGAAAGGAAAGGCAACTATAAGACGAGTGAAAAACATGATTGCAACCATAATTTCATGCCGTTTTGCGGAACCGGGCCTTGATTCCGGGCGGGCAAGCGCACAGCTTGGTGTAGAAATCCGGCCTCCTTTCTGGCGTCCAATCGAGTACCATCATCGACATGACCGAACACGAGACCGACGAGGCCGTCATCCATGTGGAAGCCGCAATGGACGGGATCGACGGGCCTCAATGGGACGCCTGCGCAAATCCGCCCGGGCGTCCGGCTAACCCGTTCGTGACCCATGCCTTCCTGTCCGCGCTCGAGCGGTCCGGATCGGCGACGGCGGAGACGGGCTGGCTGCCCCAGCATCTCGTCATGAAGGACAATGCGGGCACCGTGCTCGCCTGCATGCCCTGCTACCTCAAATCCCACAGCTACGGCGAGTATGTCTTCGACCACGGCTGGGCCGACGCCTATGAGCGCGCGGGCGGGCACTATTATCCGAAGCTGCAGATTTCCGTTCCCTTCACGCCCGCGGCGGGGCCGCGCCTTCTCGTGCCGGACGGGCCCAGCAGACGGGCGC from the Kaustia mangrovi genome contains:
- a CDS encoding DUF1413 domain-containing protein, whose protein sequence is MDRDEISRLRDRISAFRPGEFHFPEVYGPGWDRLFIGDKVRIGRAFLEAVRAGLFPGVEDTGRKKGRGRVYRWLGQ